The DNA region ATTTGTTTCCGAACAAAAACTTACACAAGGGCAGCAGCTCGCTGAATTCGATGCGTCAAACTGGGCTCCTGGGATGTACCTGCTCAGGCTGGTTTATAAAGATAAGACGGTGGGGAGCGCGAAGGTGGTGAAGTGAAGTCGGAAGTCAGAGGTCAGCAATCTATAACCACAAACCAGCAATCCGAAAACAGAAAATCCTGTAAATCCTGTAAATCCTGTCAAAAAAAATGCAATAAATAAGAGCCGGAAATCAATTGAAACCACTCATTGGGGAGTGCGAAGGTGGTGAAATGAAGTCGGAAGTCAGAGGTCAGCAATCGATAACCACAAACCAGGAATCCGAAAACAGAAAATCCTGTAAATCCTGTCTAAAATATCACCACAGATAAAAGCCGGATTACAACAAATCCCTGAGCCTTTTATATCCTTCAGCACTGGTCTTAAGCTTTGCACCACACTTCAAACTAACCAGATGCGTATCTTTTCCGTACAAGTCAACAGACAGTATCTGATTCACATTTACAAGGTGACTGCGATGAATGCGGATAAACCCCTGAGGTGCAAGATGAGTCTCAAAATACTTCATGGTTTTCTCTTTCAGATGGTTACCCAATTCAGAATAAACCATCACATAATCGTCCTGTGCTTCGATGTACCATATTTTATCAACGGGAATAACCACAATTTTACTTCCAAGCCTGGTAACTATCCGGTCAAGTTCACCGCTGGTATCATCGAGTTTTGCTTTAAGTTCTGTAATTTCCTGCTGATTGCCTATCTTTTGAGTTAAGAGCCGCTGCCGTGCCCTTTCGATTGCCTGAGACAGGCGGGCTTTGGCAAATGGTTTCAGCAGGTAATCTACCGCATTCATTTCAAATGCTTTGATGGCAAACTCATCATACGCAGTAGTAAAAACAATCTGTGGCGGATCCGGCAGAAGTTCGAGCAGTTCAAAACCGGTAATCTTCGGCATCTGCACATCCAGAAATATGAGATCGGGTTTAATTTCAGTAATCATTTTCAGGGCTTCAAACCCATTTTCACATTCTCCGGCCAGTTCAATATCGGTCTGTTCGGCTAAATAATGCCTTATAATATCTCGGGCAGGAGGCTCATCATCAATGATCAGGATTTTTATTTTTGTCATTTCCCGGAAATTTCAGTTTAACTTCAAACATATTTTCATTTTTACTGATTTTCGCCAGTGTTGAGATACCATACACCATCTGCATTCGTTTCATCACATTGGCTAAGCCAGTACCAGTGCCCCGTTTGCGCGGCATTGCAGGATCGAAGTTATTGGATACAACAATTTCGAGCCAACCATTATTCTTACTTCCTTCAATTTTTATAAATGATTGCCCTGGTGTATCATACACTCCATGTTTTACTGCATTTTCTACCAGGGGTTGCAAAATCATCGGCGGAAGCGGCCAATCCAGAATACCATCTTCAAATGATTCAGTGATCATTAATCTTCCGCCGAATCTGACTTTTTCGATATCGAGGTATAATCTCAAATGATACAACTCCTGTTTCAATGAGCTCATTTTATTATCTGAGAAACTTAATGAATATCGCATAAATTCTGACAGGTTGATGACCATTTCCTGCGCTTTTTCGGGATTGGTAATCGTAAGCGAGCTTATTGAATTGAGGCTGTTAAACAGGAAGTGAGGTTTAATCTGGGCGCGCAACGAATTTAATTCGCTTTCGTGCAACAGGTTTTGCAAAGCTGCTTCGCGCGCCCGCCGTTCTTTCAGGTTCTGGTTATTGATGAGCAGATAAAACACCGTAATCATTATAATATACAGCATCAGGCCTGCAAAAACTTTTACCATCATTGTTTCATTGAACAAAGCCATATATTCCGCATCGTTTCCTGAAACAGCGCCCATAATCAGGTAAACACTTCCAAACAGTATCAACATGGTAACTGTTCCACTGGTCACATGCCTCAGAATCATTTCCTGGCTGTTTAATTTTTCGTAATCAGAAAATTTAACCAGATACCATAAACCTATACCTAACAAAGCAAAAACGGCATTAAACACCAGAGCTTCTGAAACAGACCACACCTCATTGATATGAAGCTGGAACCGCAGAATGGTATAGTGCACAAAAGCAATGACCAGCCATGCTCCTGCATAGACTGGTAAAAGCTTGTTGCTGAACAGTTTTGCCAACATATAATTTAGTAGCTTTTTAATTCACCACCTCCAAAAACAGTGGCTCCTTTAATAACAAGGGTTTTGCTTATATCAATATTCAGGTTGCGTCTTTTATCGGCAAATCCGCCAAAAGCATTGAACGATTCAACTTTTACATTCCAGTCGTTGGGTACAATAAGTGTACTGCCTCCGAAAATGGCAATCATTTCAAGGTAATTATTACCCGGAGCCAGCTGACATTGCGTTAAGTCGAGTTTAGTACCGCCGAAAATCGCTACAACCTTACCACCTCTGAAATTCTGAGCATAGATAACGCGCTCGCTTCCGCCAAAGATAGCTGCCTCATCAATATAATCTCCATCCTCAGTAACCACATCGGGCTTGCTTCTTTTGAACCTGAGTGATGATAATGAATTAGAAAAGATAAGACTTACACCTACCATAATAATAATGATAGGCCAAAAGAAAGTAAACAGATTATACGGGAGGTCATAATACCTGTCGGCCAGAAAGACCACTCCCACTGCCAGCAAAAGGACACCCCAGCTGAATTTACGTTCTGCCAGATTTACCACACCAAGCACAACCAGTAGCATTGGCCATGAAAAAATCATATGCCATGTAGAATGGTTAATCATGCCCATATTGCGAAGCATATACAGCAGGCCAAAGCTAACAATTAAAATTCCAACCAGCATGGTTTTAAACTGATGGCGTGGCTTCATCTGAAGATCATTGTTTTCGAAAGTTTCCATTTTATTGATTTTTTGTTTTTTTGACAAATGTAGGGCAGAGATGCCACGGAAATCCATTAAAAATCGGTAAACAACGGAAAAATACCGGTAAATAAGGGACAAAAGGTACACAAAAAAACGGAGCCCTGTTACAGGCTCCGTTCTCCCCAAAATACTCATCAATTATAATCAAACCTACAGTATAAATAAAAACACACAGTATCTAGTCGATGTCAGGCAAATCGGGCAATCCATGAAGATTACCAATAAACCTGGCGTGGTTGAAGGCTTCGCCAAATCTCATCAGCCGGAACAGCTCAACCTGCACAGCCATTGAGATAAGTCTTAATGCTTCGGCATCGGTAAATGAATCGTTTACAAAACGCTGATATGTTTCAGCTGTTTCGGGCGGATAATTGCGCTTGATCTGTTTTTCAACAATCTGCTCGACAATTACTGAAAACCCGGCGGCATTTTTTGTTGCGTTTAACATGGCAGTAAAATGTAGTTCTATTTTGCAATTTATAGTATATAATCGCCGGAATAACAGAAAGTAACACCCCTCAATATTATTTATAATAATTCCAGTTAATCATCATCCGGCCTTATCAATCAACAGGCAGCATTGGTGGGCAAAGAAAGAAAACGTATTTTTGCAGCATAAACAGAAGGAATAACGTGTCGGATATATTAAATCAGCTTAATGAAGCTCAAAGACTTGCCGTGACCACCAGTAACGGCCCCGTTATGGTGATTGCCGGTGCCGGTTCAGGCAAGACCAGAGTACTAACCTACAGAATAGCTCATATGCTCAGTCAGGGGACTGATCCTTTTCAGATTCTGGCGCTTACATTTACCAACAAAGCAGCCAAGGAGATGAAAGAGCGTATAACCAGCCTTGTTGGAAGCAGTGATGCCCGCAATGTATGGATGGGTACATTTCATTCCGTATTCGCTAAAATACTTCGTATTGAAGGCCATCATCTGGGTTATTCTTCCAATTTTACCATTTACGACACTGACGATTCAAAAAGTCTGCTTAAGAATATTGTAAAGGAATTGCAGCTTGATCCAAAGGTTTACACTCCTGGCCAAATCATGTCGAGGATTTCATCGGCAAAATCAAACCTGATTACGGCACAGGAGTACAATGCAAACAGCGAGATAATGAGCCAGGACAAGGCAGCAAACCGACCCATGACCGGCGATATTTATCTTCATTACACTGCCCGCTGTTTTAAAGCCGGCGCTATGGATTTTGACGATTTACTGGTCAATACCAATATATTGCTGCGCGATTTCCCTGAAGTTCTCTTTAAATACCAGCAAAAATTCAAATACATACTGGTAGATGAGTACCAGGACACCAATCATGCGCAGTATCTTATTGTGAAAAAACTCGCAGCCCGCCACGAAAACATCTGCGTAGTTGGTGACGACGCCCAAAGCATATACTCATTCAGGGGAGCCAACATACAAAATATCCTGAATTTCAGAAATGACTATCCGGATTTGAAAGTATTCAAACTGGAGCAAAACTACCGTTCAACCAAAGTGATTGTGAACGCGGCCAACAGCATTATTTCTCACAACAAGGATCAGATATTTAAAGAAGTATGGACCGATAATGACGAAGGAAATCTGATTCAGGTATTAAAAGCAGGCAGCGATACTGAAGAAGGTAGTTTGGTAGCCAATTCGATTTTCCAGACTAAAATGAACGAGCAGTTGCCCAACAGCGATTTTGCAATACTCTACCGCACCAATGCACAATCGAGGGCCATTGAAGAGGCGTTGCGCAAGCTAAACATACCCTACCGGATATACGGCGGATTGTCGTTTTACAAACGCAAGGAAATCAAAGACCTGCTCGCCTACTTCAGGCTGGTAGTTAATACCAAAGATGATGAAGCATTTAACCGGATTATTAATT from Lentimicrobiaceae bacterium includes:
- a CDS encoding UvrD-helicase domain-containing protein, giving the protein MSDILNQLNEAQRLAVTTSNGPVMVIAGAGSGKTRVLTYRIAHMLSQGTDPFQILALTFTNKAAKEMKERITSLVGSSDARNVWMGTFHSVFAKILRIEGHHLGYSSNFTIYDTDDSKSLLKNIVKELQLDPKVYTPGQIMSRISSAKSNLITAQEYNANSEIMSQDKAANRPMTGDIYLHYTARCFKAGAMDFDDLLVNTNILLRDFPEVLFKYQQKFKYILVDEYQDTNHAQYLIVKKLAARHENICVVGDDAQSIYSFRGANIQNILNFRNDYPDLKVFKLEQNYRSTKVIVNAANSIISHNKDQIFKEVWTDNDEGNLIQVLKAGSDTEEGSLVANSIFQTKMNEQLPNSDFAILYRTNAQSRAIEEALRKLNIPYRIYGGLSFYKRKEIKDLLAYFRLVVNTKDDEAFNRIINYPVRGIGNTTLEKLELAASNANISLFEVASSVGHYVPGLARNTATKIEEFTTMISSFHAQLEKANAYELGHKIAAHSGLLKELAADQSDEGLSRQQNSEELLNAMKDFCEKELTLFPGEQEEITDNQEVHRSLDLFMQEISLMTDADSDDKDDNNKVTLMTIHAAKGLEFPYVYIVGVEENLFPSMMSLQTRAEIEEERRLFYVAVTRAEKRVTLSYAESRYRWGNLTMNEPSRFLEEIDEMYLEKTTRRVQPKPMASSPVMQKAPVFIKKNMKKVSEAGPGSEKNFDTPIEKIQPGVEVEHERFGKGKVLSIEGNGSNIKATVFFALVGQKQLLLKFAKLRLL
- a CDS encoding histidine kinase codes for the protein MLAKLFSNKLLPVYAGAWLVIAFVHYTILRFQLHINEVWSVSEALVFNAVFALLGIGLWYLVKFSDYEKLNSQEMILRHVTSGTVTMLILFGSVYLIMGAVSGNDAEYMALFNETMMVKVFAGLMLYIIMITVFYLLINNQNLKERRAREAALQNLLHESELNSLRAQIKPHFLFNSLNSISSLTITNPEKAQEMVINLSEFMRYSLSFSDNKMSSLKQELYHLRLYLDIEKVRFGGRLMITESFEDGILDWPLPPMILQPLVENAVKHGVYDTPGQSFIKIEGSKNNGWLEIVVSNNFDPAMPRKRGTGTGLANVMKRMQMVYGISTLAKISKNENMFEVKLKFPGNDKNKNPDH
- a CDS encoding response regulator, whose protein sequence is MTKIKILIIDDEPPARDIIRHYLAEQTDIELAGECENGFEALKMITEIKPDLIFLDVQMPKITGFELLELLPDPPQIVFTTAYDEFAIKAFEMNAVDYLLKPFAKARLSQAIERARQRLLTQKIGNQQEITELKAKLDDTSGELDRIVTRLGSKIVVIPVDKIWYIEAQDDYVMVYSELGNHLKEKTMKYFETHLAPQGFIRIHRSHLVNVNQILSVDLYGKDTHLVSLKCGAKLKTSAEGYKRLRDLL